One window of Maridesulfovibrio frigidus DSM 17176 genomic DNA carries:
- a CDS encoding type I restriction endonuclease subunit R, producing MTKTNEDTIEQLGLELFSDLGYQTLNGQDIAPDSSSSERLNYGEVFLLDRLRAALTRINPHLDSEAVDDVLRKLEQVVTPSLEEENRRLHQMMVDGVDVEVTREDGTLGGDKAWIIDFDNPDNNDWLAVNQFTVIENSHNRRPDIVVFLNGLPVGVLELKNPGSENATLTGAFNQLQTYKLQISSLFRTNVVLITSDGLKAQIGSLTAGLERFMPWRTVDGREIIRKGMPEFPTMIEGVFDKSRFLTYLRGFVVFENDGMKLIKKIAGYHQFHAVLHAVECTVNASSPAGDKRIGVVWHTQGSGKSLLMVFYAGRIILRPEMANPTLVVVTDRNDLDDQLYTTFSGCTDLIRQNPVKAESREHLKELLSVASGGVIFTTIQKFSPDKGEKYPALTDRRNVVVIADEAHRSQYGFNAKVSADTGEISYGFAKHLRDALPSASFIGFTGTPIEATDVNTPAVFGNYIDIYDIQRGVEDEATVPIYYESRLARIELDEDERPKVDSDVDEVLEGCESADCERQKAKWSRVEALVGAEKRLKLVAQDLVDHFEKRVDALQGKGMIVCMSRRICVDFYKEIVALRPDWHSEDDDKGVLKVVMSGSASDPQDWQQHVGSKARREQLARRAKDPKDELKLVIVRDMWLTGFDAPCMHTMYVDKPMKGHGLMQAIARVNRVFKDKPGGLIVDYIGLAQNLKSALTQYSDGDREQTGIDEEEAVAIMLEKYEVVRDMFHGLDYAKAVSGTPKERLYAIAEAMEWVLEMQRKAAEKESDEDAKKKAWKIYADAVLALSRAFALASASDEAAQIRDEVGFFQTVRAALAKSTASTPGGKTKQEIDFAVQQIVSRAVQSTEIVDILAAAGIESPDLSILSDEFLADLKGMKHKNLAFEALRKLLNGQIKSQSRSNVVMQKAFSDRLKDAINRYHINSITAAQLLEELIKLAKEIREAKKRGEEQGLSTDEVAFYDALAENGSAREIMGDKQLLVIAHELLKKVKSSVGVDWTHSDNARARVRVLVKKILRKYGYPPDMQADAVKTVLRQAEVLSAHWAAGN from the coding sequence GTGACTAAAACAAACGAAGACACCATAGAACAACTAGGCCTAGAACTCTTCTCCGACCTCGGCTACCAAACCCTGAACGGACAAGACATAGCCCCTGACAGTTCCAGTTCAGAGCGTTTAAACTACGGGGAAGTTTTCCTACTCGACCGCTTGAGAGCTGCGCTTACCCGCATAAATCCACATCTGGATTCAGAAGCCGTTGATGATGTTCTTCGTAAGCTTGAGCAAGTGGTGACTCCCTCACTGGAAGAAGAAAACCGCCGTTTGCATCAGATGATGGTTGATGGTGTGGACGTTGAAGTCACTAGAGAAGATGGAACCCTTGGCGGTGATAAGGCGTGGATTATAGATTTTGATAATCCTGATAATAATGACTGGCTGGCCGTGAATCAATTTACGGTTATTGAAAATTCGCATAACCGCCGCCCTGATATAGTTGTTTTCCTGAATGGTCTTCCTGTCGGAGTCCTTGAACTCAAAAATCCAGGTTCTGAAAATGCCACTCTTACAGGGGCATTTAATCAATTGCAGACTTATAAATTACAAATTTCTTCCTTATTCAGAACCAATGTTGTTCTCATTACCTCAGACGGGCTAAAAGCTCAGATAGGTTCTCTTACTGCTGGTCTGGAAAGGTTTATGCCTTGGCGTACGGTTGATGGACGCGAAATTATCAGAAAGGGCATGCCTGAGTTTCCTACTATGATTGAAGGTGTTTTTGATAAGAGCCGTTTTTTGACTTATCTTCGGGGCTTTGTTGTTTTCGAAAATGATGGAATGAAGCTTATTAAAAAGATAGCTGGCTATCATCAATTTCATGCAGTGCTTCATGCTGTAGAATGCACAGTGAATGCTTCCAGCCCTGCCGGAGATAAACGTATTGGTGTTGTCTGGCATACTCAAGGTTCTGGTAAAAGTTTACTCATGGTCTTTTATGCCGGACGCATTATTCTTCGCCCTGAGATGGCAAACCCGACTCTTGTCGTTGTTACCGATAGAAACGATCTTGATGATCAGCTTTACACTACCTTTTCAGGTTGTACCGATCTTATTCGCCAGAATCCTGTTAAGGCCGAGAGCCGCGAGCATTTGAAAGAGCTTCTTTCTGTTGCCTCTGGCGGCGTGATTTTCACTACTATTCAAAAATTTTCACCGGATAAGGGCGAAAAATACCCTGCACTGACCGACCGCCGCAATGTGGTTGTCATTGCTGACGAGGCGCACCGCAGCCAGTATGGATTTAATGCAAAGGTGTCAGCGGATACCGGGGAAATTTCATACGGCTTTGCAAAACATTTGCGTGATGCCTTGCCTAGCGCTTCTTTTATCGGTTTTACCGGAACTCCTATTGAGGCTACGGACGTTAACACTCCGGCTGTTTTCGGAAACTATATTGATATTTATGACATTCAGCGCGGCGTGGAAGATGAGGCTACAGTTCCTATCTATTACGAAAGCAGACTTGCCAGAATTGAACTTGATGAAGATGAACGACCTAAGGTTGATTCTGACGTAGACGAAGTTCTGGAAGGTTGCGAGAGTGCAGATTGCGAACGGCAAAAGGCTAAATGGTCACGCGTTGAGGCTTTGGTCGGAGCAGAAAAACGGCTCAAACTTGTTGCTCAGGATCTTGTAGATCACTTTGAAAAGCGTGTTGATGCTTTGCAGGGCAAGGGAATGATTGTCTGCATGAGTCGCCGCATCTGTGTAGATTTCTATAAAGAAATTGTTGCACTTCGTCCTGATTGGCATAGCGAAGATGATGATAAGGGTGTTCTCAAAGTTGTAATGTCCGGCTCGGCTTCAGATCCGCAGGATTGGCAACAGCATGTAGGTTCTAAAGCTCGGCGGGAACAGCTTGCAAGAAGAGCTAAAGATCCGAAGGATGAACTTAAACTCGTTATTGTCCGTGATATGTGGCTTACGGGTTTTGATGCTCCATGCATGCACACAATGTATGTGGACAAGCCTATGAAAGGGCATGGACTTATGCAGGCCATAGCCAGAGTTAATAGGGTTTTTAAAGATAAACCCGGTGGGCTTATTGTCGATTATATTGGGCTCGCTCAAAATTTAAAATCAGCTCTCACTCAATATTCAGACGGTGATCGGGAACAGACAGGGATTGATGAAGAAGAAGCCGTGGCTATTATGCTTGAAAAGTATGAAGTCGTTCGGGATATGTTTCATGGTCTTGATTATGCGAAGGCTGTTTCAGGTACTCCAAAAGAGCGTTTATACGCAATTGCGGAAGCAATGGAATGGGTGCTTGAAATGCAGCGTAAAGCCGCTGAGAAAGAGAGTGATGAAGACGCTAAAAAGAAGGCATGGAAAATCTATGCGGACGCAGTGCTGGCATTATCCAGAGCCTTTGCCCTTGCTTCTGCCAGTGATGAAGCCGCTCAAATTCGTGATGAAGTAGGATTCTTTCAGACTGTTCGGGCAGCCCTTGCTAAATCAACAGCTTCAACTCCCGGCGGTAAAACCAAACAGGAAATAGATTTCGCAGTTCAGCAAATTGTTAGCCGCGCAGTACAGTCTACCGAAATTGTGGACATCCTCGCGGCCGCAGGTATTGAATCTCCAGATCTATCCATTTTGTCAGATGAATTTTTGGCTGACTTAAAAGGAATGAAACACAAGAATCTAGCCTTTGAAGCTTTACGAAAACTTTTGAATGGGCAAATCAAATCCCAGTCCAGAAGTAACGTTGTAATGCAAAAGGCTTTTTCAGATCGTTTAAAGGATGCCATCAATCGGTATCATATAAATTCCATCACTGCTGCTCAGCTGCTTGAGGAACTTATCAAGCTGGCAAAAGAGATTCGCGAAGCTAAAAAGCGTGGCGAAGAGCAGGGGCTTTCAACGGATGAAGTCGCTTTTTATGATGCTCTGGCAGAAAATGGCAGTGCTCGGGAAATAATGGGCGACAAGCAATTGCTGGTTATTGCTCATGAGCTGTTGAAGAAAGTTAAAAGCAGTGTCGGAGTAGATTGGACACATAGCGATAATGCCCGCGCGCGAGTTCGTGTTCTGGTTAAGAAAATTCTTCGTAAATATGGATATCCACCGGACATGCAGGCTGATGCGGTTAAAACAGTTCTTCGGCAGGCAGAAGTTCTTTCGGCTCATTGGGCAGCAGGGAATTAA
- a CDS encoding restriction endonuclease subunit S yields MGSDWRKITVSELIDAKEADLQTGPFGTVLKAEEYSSTGVPLISVREIRNGFFELTDATPKIDEKTIARLPKYVLQQGDIVFGRKGGVERNALVNESQKGWFLGSDGIRLRLSPINDSRFISYQVRHPQTRLWLIQHAAGSTMLSLNQKILGRLPLVLPPLSVQKAIAHILGTLDDKIDLNRRMNETLEAMAQALFKSWFIDFDGCTEFEESELGLIPKGWRVGELGSISDILNGFAFKSKDYTETGTFVLRTKNFSNMGHVTYLKDDVYLPEIFFTTHEKYLCKDFDFFLVMVGASVGKTSTLYSNCLPAFRNQNMWCFRPKRNFEGRFYLNNTVKHIVKLNLQIASGSARSFFRKGDFKKFSILIPADSVIQAFENEAGAISQKISMIYQEIDSLANLRDTLLPKLISGEIRVGDAEKMVEEVL; encoded by the coding sequence ATGGGGAGTGATTGGCGAAAAATAACAGTATCTGAGTTAATTGATGCTAAGGAAGCCGATCTTCAAACAGGGCCATTTGGAACTGTTCTCAAAGCTGAAGAGTATAGTTCTACTGGAGTACCGTTAATTTCAGTCCGCGAAATACGCAATGGTTTTTTCGAGCTAACTGACGCTACTCCTAAAATAGATGAAAAGACTATTGCGCGTTTACCCAAGTACGTTTTGCAACAAGGTGATATTGTATTTGGACGTAAGGGAGGCGTTGAGCGCAATGCTCTTGTTAATGAATCCCAAAAGGGGTGGTTTCTTGGGTCTGATGGAATACGCCTTCGGCTGTCTCCAATTAATGATTCTCGATTCATTAGTTATCAGGTAAGGCATCCTCAGACACGTCTTTGGCTTATTCAGCATGCGGCAGGAAGTACAATGCTGTCTTTAAATCAAAAAATATTAGGCAGGCTTCCTCTCGTTCTTCCCCCTCTTTCTGTGCAAAAAGCCATAGCCCACATCCTCGGAACCCTGGATGACAAAATAGACCTCAACCGCCGTATGAATGAAACGCTTGAAGCAATGGCTCAGGCTCTTTTTAAATCGTGGTTTATTGATTTTGATGGCTGTACTGAATTTGAGGAGAGCGAGCTTGGGCTGATTCCTAAGGGATGGCGGGTTGGTGAGCTTGGAAGTATTTCCGATATTTTGAATGGATTTGCTTTTAAAAGTAAAGATTACACAGAAACGGGCACATTTGTTCTTCGAACTAAAAACTTTTCCAATATGGGACATGTGACGTATTTAAAAGATGATGTTTATCTTCCAGAAATTTTTTTTACAACACATGAAAAATATCTGTGTAAGGACTTTGATTTTTTTCTTGTGATGGTTGGTGCCAGTGTAGGAAAAACTTCTACATTGTATTCCAATTGTCTCCCCGCTTTTCGTAATCAAAACATGTGGTGTTTTCGACCAAAAAGAAATTTTGAAGGGCGGTTTTATCTTAATAATACGGTTAAACATATAGTTAAATTGAATTTGCAAATTGCATCAGGGAGTGCTCGTAGTTTTTTTAGAAAGGGTGATTTTAAAAAGTTTTCTATATTGATTCCTGCAGATAGCGTTATTCAAGCGTTTGAAAATGAAGCAGGCGCAATATCTCAAAAAATATCAATGATCTATCAAGAAATTGACTCTTTGGCTAATCTTCGCGACACCCTCCTCCCAAAACTAATCTCTGGTGAAATTAGGGTTGGGGATGCTGAGAAGATGGTGGAGGAAGTTTTATGA
- a CDS encoding class I SAM-dependent DNA methyltransferase — MVAMKANDPLGIENDLWAAADAMRGGMDASEYKHVALGLIFLKYISDAFEAKHAELLADEYSDAEDSEEYLAENIFWVPKEARWENLKNNAKQPTIGKLIDDAMIAIEKSNDPLKGVLSKDYARPSLNKQVLGKLIDLFSGIGMGDAKSKSKDVLGRVYEYFLGRFASAEGRAGGEFYTPRSVVNLLVNMIEPFKGRIYDPCCGSGGMFVQSEKFVQEHGGRLGDVAIYGQEMNHTTWRLAKMNMAVRGIDADIKWNAEGTFYTDAHNSLKFDFTLANPPFNVSDWGGDTLSDDVRWKWGTPPAGNANYAWLSHILHHLKPTGTAGVVLANGSMSTNQKAEKTIRKNLVDNDLVDCMVAMPGQLFYSTQIPVCLWFMTRSKKANGFRGREGEILFIDARKMGFLVDRVRRELTEEDIKKISDTYHAWRGEETAGKYEDIAGFCKAAKLEDVAANDYVLTPGRYVGAEEIEDDGIPFEEKMAELTETLFAQMEEGRKLDVAIRENLKGLGYGE, encoded by the coding sequence ATGGTAGCAATGAAAGCTAACGACCCACTTGGTATAGAGAACGATTTATGGGCGGCCGCTGACGCAATGCGTGGCGGTATGGATGCCTCCGAATATAAGCATGTAGCTCTTGGGCTGATTTTTTTAAAATATATTTCTGATGCGTTTGAAGCGAAACATGCCGAGCTTCTTGCCGATGAATACAGCGATGCGGAAGATTCGGAAGAATATCTTGCTGAGAATATTTTCTGGGTACCTAAAGAGGCTCGCTGGGAGAATCTTAAAAACAACGCGAAACAACCCACCATTGGTAAGCTCATTGATGATGCAATGATCGCCATTGAAAAATCGAACGATCCGCTTAAAGGTGTTCTGTCCAAGGACTATGCGCGTCCTTCGCTCAATAAACAGGTTCTTGGTAAACTTATTGATCTGTTCAGTGGAATCGGTATGGGCGATGCTAAATCGAAATCCAAAGATGTTCTGGGCCGGGTATATGAATACTTTTTAGGCCGTTTTGCCAGTGCGGAAGGGCGGGCAGGTGGTGAATTCTACACCCCTCGTTCCGTAGTAAATCTTTTGGTAAATATGATTGAACCGTTTAAAGGGCGTATCTATGACCCTTGTTGTGGTTCCGGTGGGATGTTTGTTCAGTCCGAAAAGTTCGTGCAGGAGCATGGTGGGCGACTTGGTGATGTTGCCATTTACGGGCAGGAAATGAACCATACCACATGGCGACTGGCTAAAATGAATATGGCTGTGCGCGGTATTGATGCTGATATCAAATGGAATGCCGAAGGTACATTTTACACCGATGCACACAACTCATTAAAATTTGATTTTACCCTTGCGAATCCTCCTTTCAACGTAAGTGATTGGGGCGGAGATACGCTTTCCGATGATGTGCGTTGGAAATGGGGAACACCTCCGGCTGGTAACGCAAACTATGCGTGGCTTTCGCATATTCTGCATCACTTGAAACCGACCGGAACAGCAGGCGTTGTTCTGGCTAACGGTTCCATGTCCACCAATCAGAAAGCTGAAAAAACAATCCGTAAAAATTTAGTGGATAATGACCTTGTGGACTGCATGGTAGCCATGCCCGGTCAGCTTTTTTATTCCACCCAGATTCCTGTCTGTCTTTGGTTTATGACCCGCAGTAAAAAGGCCAATGGCTTTCGCGGTCGTGAAGGAGAGATCCTATTCATAGATGCCCGCAAAATGGGTTTTCTTGTGGATCGTGTGCGTCGTGAGCTTACCGAAGAGGACATTAAGAAAATATCCGATACCTACCACGCATGGAGAGGTGAGGAAACAGCCGGAAAGTACGAAGACATTGCCGGATTCTGTAAGGCCGCCAAGCTTGAAGATGTTGCGGCTAACGACTATGTGCTCACTCCCGGTCGTTATGTTGGAGCTGAAGAAATAGAAGATGACGGCATCCCCTTTGAAGAAAAAATGGCTGAATTGACCGAGACTCTCTTTGCTCAGATGGAAGAGGGGCGGAAGCTTGATGTTGCTATTCGGGAGAATTTGAAGGGGTTGGGATATGGGGAGTGA
- a CDS encoding Nif11 family protein — MSGKKLIEFIELAQQNEKLGERLTSIKEPENNDEKQKVFEKIVSIGAEYKYSFTTEDCDSVWKDKKKAVANKSLSGDQSSVQAKHCIISGFECKAIAGVLK, encoded by the coding sequence ATGTCTGGAAAAAAATTAATTGAATTTATTGAGCTTGCGCAACAAAACGAAAAACTTGGCGAAAGGCTTACGTCAATCAAAGAACCTGAGAATAACGATGAAAAGCAAAAAGTCTTTGAAAAAATTGTTTCGATAGGGGCGGAGTATAAATACTCTTTCACGACAGAAGACTGTGACTCCGTATGGAAAGATAAAAAGAAAGCTGTTGCAAATAAATCCCTATCTGGGGACCAATCAAGTGTACAAGCTAAACACTGCATCATATCAGGATTTGAGTGTAAAGCGATCGCTGGTGTTTTGAAATAA